The following proteins come from a genomic window of Melospiza georgiana isolate bMelGeo1 chromosome 3, bMelGeo1.pri, whole genome shotgun sequence:
- the RRBP1 gene encoding ribosome-binding protein 1 isoform X3 has translation MDVYDPQTLGVVVFGGFMVISAIGIFLVSTFSMKETSYEEALAKQRKELEKSQQQKLEKKKKEKLVEKKGKAKKKEEKPNGKIPEQQLTQEVADPPKEVLPEPAVVPEPVTAETPIAAVAVVPQEKEKPVPSPKEKRKKEKKVAKVEPAPSPVLAPAPVSVPKSSPVREVAPKEVPVVAVPPVGTQQSAPVISSVTVKKSEALPAQEDQKHDAPAKKKAASKKKSEPAPTDSDGALYLPYKTLVSTVSSMVFSEGEAQQLIEILTEKAGIIQDTWHTATQKGDPVAVLKRQLEEKEKQLSAEQEDAAAARNKLRELSKELAAERAKAGAVEGRLKEQLLNREREIVAVQARMQASYQDHVSETQQLQGKIRTLQEQLENGPNTQLARLQQENSILRDALNQATSQMESKQNAELAKLRQECSKLMKELSEKSEVLQQEEQQRKSWEIKATASEKRIEQLQAYQREAEVMLQKRLDEVSDELRKTQSSYKSLLADAEKTKGQQQSIAELQAKLLSSEAEVKSKLLELDSVKGKLQDASSENAKLLERIKSIEALLEAGQMREAEKDRDLQAANEAEMKQLQSRLQEKTNQLSALEREATQLREAVEQQKVKNNDLREKNWKAMEALTTVEKACEEKLLAATKAKEELAQQLDALQTRTKQTLLSALPGVTVSSQQDYDMWLQEFKEKTVGVLKQQIVTTEPPDSALKLKEAEEAQSTLQAECEQYRTILAETEGMLRNLQKSVEEEEQVWKAKLTASEEELQKSHLQLKSLEGVVEKLKADLQSTDQLKEYTSLLETQLENHLETASSERQNYTKEVEALRLLLSESQEQLEAAKTETQKQSKELALAQSLARSLQAELEKLRLAEHAAASDKEEAQHLKGQEDSSKEGTSV, from the exons ATGGACGTGTACGACCCTCAGACGCTGGGTGTTGTGGTCTTTGGAGGCTTCATGGTGATCTCAGCCATCGGGATCTTCCTGGTGTCCACCTTCTCCATGAAGGAGACATCTTACGAGGAGGCCTTGGCCAAGCAACGCAAGGAGCTGGAGAAAAGCCAGCAGCAGAAattagagaaaaagaagaaagagaaactggttgagaaaaagggaaaagcgaagaaaaaggaagagaaaccGAATGGGAagatcccagagcagcagcttacTCAGGAAGTGGCAGACCCTCCCAAGGAGGTGCTTCCTGAGCCTGCTGTGGTGCCTGAGCCTGTGACAGCTGAGACTCCCATTGCAGCAGTGGCAGTTGTCccccaggaaaaggagaaaccCGTCCCATCACCtaaggagaagaggaagaaggagaagaaggtggCAAAGGTGGAGCCTGCTCCTAGCCCGGtgctggctccagcccctgtcAGCGTCCCCAAAAGTTCTCCCGTGCGGGAGGTGGCCCCCAAGGAGGTGCCTGTGGTGGCAGTGCCCCCAGTTGGCACCCAGCAGAGCGCTCCTGTCATCAGCTCTGTCACTGTCAAGAAGAGCgaggctctcccagcccaggaggaCCAGAAGCACGATGCACCTGCCAAGAAGAAGGCTGCATCCAAGAAGAAGAGTGAGCCAG cacccacagaTTCGGATGGGGCCCTGTACCTGCCCTACAAGACTCTGGTGTCCACAGTCAGCAGCATGGTGTTCAGTGAGGGGGAGGCCCAGCAGCTCATCGAGATCCTGACGGAGAAAGCAGGGATCATCCAGGACACCTGGCACACG GCCACGCAGAAGGGTGACCCTGTGGCTGTCCTGAAAcggcagctggaggagaaggagaagcagctctctgctgagcaggaggatgcagctgctgccaggaacAAACTGCGGGAGCTGAGCAAG GAGCTGGCAGCCGAGCGGGCCAAGGCGGGGGCCGTGGAGGGCaggctgaaggagcagctgctgaaccGCGAGCGCGAGATCGTGGCCGTGCAGGCACGGATGCAGGCCAGCTACCAGGACCATGTCAGCGagacccagcagctgcagggcaag ATCCGgaccctgcaggagcagctggagaacGGCCCCAACACGCAGCTGGCTcgcctgcagcaggagaactCCATCCTCAGGGATGCCCTCAACCAGGCCACCAGCCAGATGGAAAGCAA GCAGAATGCTGAGCTGGCCAAGTTGAGGCAGGAGTGCAGCAAGCTGATGAAAGAGCTGTCTGAGAAGTCAGAGGTGCTGCagcaagaggagcagcagaggaagagctGGGAGATCAAAGCGACGGCCTCGGAGAAGCGAATCGAGCAGCTGCAG gctTACCAACGGGAGGCAGAGGTGATGCTGCAGAAGAGGCTGGATGAGGTCAGCGACGAGCTCCGCAAAACCCAGAGCAGCTACAAGAGCCTCTTGGCAGATGCAGAAAAGAccaaagggcagcagcagagcattgCTG AGCTGCAGGCCAAGCTGCTGAGCTCCGAGGCAGAGGTTAAAAGTAAGCTGCTGGAGTTGGACAGTGTGAAAGGGAAGCTGCAGGATGCCAGCTCAGAGAATGCAAAGCTTCTGGAGAGGATCAAGTCCATTGAAGCTCTGCTGGAGGCAGGCCAGATGCGGGAGGCAGAGAAAGACAGAGACCTGCAG GCAGCCAATGAAGCAGAAATGAAGCAGCTGCAGTCCAG ACTCCAGGAGAAGACAAACCAGCTCTCAGCCTTGGAAAGGGAAGCCACACAGCTGCGAGAGGCAGTGGAGCAACAGAAGGTGAAAAACAAT GACCTTCGGGAAAAGAACTGGAAGGCAATGGAAGCGCTGACCACGGTGGAGAAGGCGTGTGAGGAAAAGCTGCTTGCTGCTACCAAAGCAAAG GAAGAGCTGGCCCAACAGCTGGACGCGCTCCAGACGCGAACCAAGCAGACGCTGCTCTCCGCCCTCCCAGGGGTCACTGTGTCCTCACAGCAG GACTATGACATGTGGCTACAGGAGTTTAAGGAGAAGACCGTGGGTGTGCTAAAGCAGCAGATTGTCACAACAGAGCCTCCA GATTCAGCTCTTAAATTAAAAGAGGCAGAGGAAGCGCAGAGCACTTTACAGGCAGAGTGTGAGCAGTACAGAACGATCCTCGCAGAGACT GAGGGGATGCTGCGAAACCTGCAGAAGAGcgtggaggaagaggagcaggtgTGGAAGGCAAAGCTCACAGCCTCTGAAGAGGAGCTCCAAAAG TCACACCTGCAGCTGAAATCCCTGGAAGGTGTGGTGGAGAAGTTGAAAGCAGATCTGCAGAGCACCGATCAG CTAAAGGAGTACACCTCTCTTCTGGAAACACAACTGGAAAATCACTTGGAGACAGCCAGCTCCGAGCGCCAGAACTACACAAAAGAAGTTGAAGCT